The DNA window TTTAATGTTGTTGGGAACGATGGCGGCTGTTGCTTCTGGGATTTCAAAGCCATTGATGTCTCTTATATTTGGTGACCTTGTTAACTCTTATGGCAAATCTGATCAAAACAACATTCTTGATCAAGTTTCTGGGGTACTTATATTCTTCCCTACTTCAAAGTACTTTGTGttactgtttttttttctctaaccATTCGGTGTCCGGTACAATTTTCTAGTTCGATTAATTTAGATTCAAGCGCTTTGAATTATCAAGAGTTTCTTCGCTCTTAATGTTTGAACGTGAAACCTCTAGTTAAGAGTTGAGGGCATATAGGAGTACTACTACTACAAAACCGTGAATTTTAGACGAGAGTTTCTATCGAAAATTTACTTGTCGATAACGTTTATCAACGGATTCTCCATTGAAAATCGACGAATTTCGGACAAAAACATCAACTGaaaatttaagttttttttttagtagtgatataCATATAGTTGTTGTATcagtgttgttgttattgtgatgaTCATTCATTATCATTATTTGATGGTGTTAGCGAAAAATACTTAACCAAGCCGTCATGTTGAAAGGAAAATACTTGTCTATTGCTGCGGATAAAACATCAAATTAATAAATGCatgatatttaatttttttatatatactctTATTGCTTAACTGGTAAATTAATGTATACTACTCCTATCACCTTATTTAATCAATTAATCATAATATATTAATATGGTTTATATAAACGTTGAAAACGTCAATAAGTTTTTCCTAtattgaaatacaaatcattttttattttttttgagaatttttGGATGATCATATAAGTTCTactaggagtaaaaatattcTAGTATTGTTGGATCACATGAAATCCTCTATTCagtttaaatattttcttttttctctatattattgtatatcattattttatttctttaactTAACTTTTGAGAATAGTAAATTAAATTTCTCTACGTAATATATGCAGATATCTCTCAAGTTCGTCTACTTGGCCATTGGCTCAGGCATAGCTTCACTATTCCGTAAGTTTTATTCGAGTAAtatataaaatctaattttagttttaatttggatattgatttcctttttatagaaaaattcacaaactacacaATAGTGCTATAAACTACCccttcgtctcaatttatgtgatatagtttgactaagtgcggagtttaagaaagaaagactgaatttgaaacttgtggtctaaaacaagccatagaaatttatgtggctgtaaatcatttcattaagggtacgTAAAAGGGGAAGTCAAGTTAAAttgttacaaaatatataaatatatcattcttttgagatagactaaaaagaaaaatgtatcatataaattgggatagatgGAATATAAGTTTTGTAAATAAGTATTTTCACAACACGCTAGAAAATTTGATacggaaaaaattatttgacttTCCAAATAACAAATGTATGCCATTTAAAAGGGCAGAGGGGTAAGAAAAAGAATAGAGAGAAATTAAATTCACTTTAATCGATAATCTAAAAACTAAAATAAGTAATCTGTCGAGTTAAATTGCATTAATAGTGCATGCAAaagaataatttatttattcagCTATTTAGTAAATGAtcctctatttatttattttttgcaatttgTGGACCTTTTGGATCATAGTCTAAAGATCCCCTTTGAGTAAATTAAAAAACTTGTGAAAAAAACTTTTTATCACTATTTAAAGTTTTGTATATTATTACAAATATTACACGACAACCTAATATTTTATCCGTAAGGTTGAATAATACATGAGCAAATATTTGACCCGAATGTAATGTTGTCCGGAGGGAAATTTCTCAAGACTATATTTGCACAACTTTTTGAAATAGCGACAAAATCTAAATGCTGACATGAAAAAAGGATATTTGTGTAAATCAGCCCTTTGCTGTAAAATGTGTTAAAATAATTGCTACATGAACTTTCTTTTCTGTTCCTCATCAATATGtcaatcaacttttttttttttgtctattttGATGCTATCACTATCCTTTTTTTCCAATTAATAATATCTATGTTGATGCTATCTTTTGAGTAAAAGAATTAAATAGTATTCCCTCCGTTTTAAATTGTTTGAcactttttacttttcaagagTCAAATAA is part of the Lycium ferocissimum isolate CSIRO_LF1 unplaced genomic scaffold, AGI_CSIRO_Lferr_CH_V1 ctg11248, whole genome shotgun sequence genome and encodes:
- the LOC132041701 gene encoding ABC transporter B family member 7-like; translated protein: MAGGREEKVPFYMLFAFADRNDVILMLLGTMAAVASGISKPLMSLIFGDLVNSYGKSDQNNILDQVSGISLKFVYLAIGSGIASLFQVACWMVTGERQATRIKCL